Proteins from a single region of Shinella zoogloeoides:
- a CDS encoding GFA family protein yields MRIDGQCHCGFVTYEAEIDPDEVLICHCTDCQRLTGSPYRVTAIVPETAVRLTGNPPTLYVRIAENGRQRLQYFCPECGSPLFTTGTGEGAGTWGIRWGSINQRAALKPTRQFWCRSAADWVGETAALPGVPGD; encoded by the coding sequence ATGCGGATCGACGGACAATGCCATTGCGGTTTCGTGACCTATGAGGCGGAGATCGACCCGGACGAGGTTCTGATCTGCCATTGCACGGATTGCCAGCGGCTGACCGGCTCGCCCTACCGCGTCACCGCCATCGTGCCCGAGACCGCCGTCAGGCTGACCGGAAACCCGCCGACACTCTATGTCAGGATCGCCGAGAACGGTCGCCAGCGGCTGCAATATTTCTGCCCGGAATGCGGCTCACCGCTCTTCACGACAGGCACCGGCGAGGGTGCCGGGACCTGGGGCATCCGCTGGGGCAGCATCAACCAGCGCGCGGCCCTGAAACCGACACGGCAGTTCTGGTGCAGATCCGCCGCCGACTGGGTCGGCGAGACCGCGGCGCTTCCCGGCGTGCCGGGGGACTGA
- a CDS encoding AraC family transcriptional regulator: MTARRFQIFRTGMDGIEAVFADSRHSFARHTHDAYGVGVIERGAQKSASGRGMVEAGAGHTITVNPGEVHDGAPIGDKPRAWRMLYLQPAVVAAAARDIFEGKPREEFYAPVLEDGRMAGMVSATLAALMDRDATALAREERLLLLLAALLREQAPRRQGVATPAVVRAREKLDSDPASVASLEDLSAECGIGRFRLVRDFARSTGLTPHAYQLQRRTELARRLIATGTPLAEAAMAAGFADQSHMTRNFTRRYGYTPGAWLAARA, translated from the coding sequence GTGACGGCCAGGCGCTTCCAGATTTTCAGGACGGGCATGGACGGCATCGAGGCCGTCTTCGCCGACAGCCGGCATTCCTTCGCCCGCCACACCCATGACGCCTATGGCGTCGGCGTGATCGAGCGCGGGGCGCAGAAATCGGCGAGCGGGCGCGGCATGGTCGAGGCCGGGGCCGGCCATACGATCACCGTCAATCCCGGCGAAGTGCATGACGGCGCGCCCATCGGCGACAAACCGCGCGCCTGGCGCATGCTCTACCTGCAGCCCGCCGTCGTCGCGGCGGCGGCGCGGGATATTTTCGAGGGGAAGCCGCGCGAGGAATTTTACGCGCCGGTGCTGGAGGACGGGCGGATGGCCGGGATGGTTTCGGCAACGCTCGCCGCACTCATGGATCGTGACGCGACCGCCCTCGCGCGGGAGGAACGCCTTCTCCTGCTGCTGGCCGCGCTGCTGCGGGAACAAGCGCCGCGGCGTCAAGGCGTCGCCACACCAGCCGTCGTCCGCGCCCGCGAAAAACTCGACAGCGACCCGGCTTCGGTCGCGAGCCTCGAAGACCTTTCCGCCGAATGCGGGATCGGGCGCTTCCGGCTGGTACGCGATTTCGCGCGCAGCACGGGCCTGACGCCCCATGCCTACCAGCTCCAGCGGCGCACGGAGCTTGCCCGCCGGCTGATCGCGACCGGCACGCCGCTCGCCGAAGCCGCCATGGCGGCGGGCTTTGCCGACCAGAGCCACATGACGCGCAACTTCACGCGCCGCTACGGCTATACGCCGGGCGCCTGGCTCGCCGCCCGCGCCTGA